TTGGTCCAGAAGATGTAGGAACTATATTGGGTTTAACTGAGGTGGAATTAAATGATGGGGACACGGTATTTGATGTATTAAAGAGAGTAGTAAAAGATAAAGGAATTCAAATGGAATATAAAGGTAGGAAATCTAGTGTATACATTCGAGGAATACACAATATATATGAATTCGATAGAGGACCTGAATCTGGATGGGTATATAGAGTAAATGGTAAAGTTCCTCAAGTTAGTTGTGGTGCATATAAATTAAAAGATGGGGATAAAATAGAGTGGTTATATACAACAAATTTAGGGAAAGAATTTGGTGCTCCAGGAGGAGGAAAATAATGGGCTATGGATTTTCCTCTATCCATCCCCTCCCTTCATTTTTATATTATATTGGTGCTATAATTTTTACTATGACTTTCTATCATCCTGTCTTTTTACTTTCAGGTCTTTTTATTTTAATTATTATAAATCTTATTCAAGATAAAGGGAAAAAATTAAAATCTTATAGTAAATTTTATTTATTCATGGGATTGATTATAGTAATATTAAACCCAATAATTTCAAGCAGGGGTGAAACTGTGCTTTTTTATGTATTTGATAAGGTAATTACACTGGAATCTTTTTTATATGGTATTTGTACTATGCTTTCTTTGATAAGTATAATGATACTTTTTTTATCCTATAACATTATAATTACTGATGATAAATTTATGTATTTATTTTCAGGTATACTTCCAAATACTAGTTTTCTAATAATGATGACTATGCGATTTGTTCCATTGTTTAAAAGCAGAGCAGAGGAAATAGCTATTGTTCAAAAATTAAAGGGTGGAGAATATTATAAAAATAGTTTTAAAGAAAAAATAAAAGAAGGTATGCAGATATTAAGTATACTTGTTACTTGGTCTTTAGAAGATTCTATACAAACAGCAAGATCAATGAGATCTAGAGGATATGGAATAGTTAAAGATAGATCTTTTTATTTTAATTATAAGATGAGTGCATTAGACATAATAGTTCTTATAGCTATTATAATACTAATATTTATATTGCTTATTTCTTGGAATATGAATTTGTTTAGTTATCAAATATATCCAAAAGTACAGTCTATTAAATTTGACTTTAAAACTACATTATTTTTTATTTTATACTCATTATATATGGGTATTCCTATAATCATAGAAGGGATTGACAAGATGAAATGGCACAAATAGAATTGATAGAATACTCTTTTAAATACCCAAGAGAAGATAAAAGTGCTTTAGATAATATAAATTTATCCATAGATGAAGGAGAATTTGTTTTAATCTGTGGTCCTTCAGGTTGTGGAAAAACTACACTACTGCAGCAACTAAAAAAAGAGATAATACCAGAAGGGAAAATAACAGGTAGAGCTCTTTATGAAGGTGTTCCTATAAAGGATTTAGATGATTTTATAGCTGCTTCAAATATAGGAATGGTGTTTCAAGAGCCAGAATCTCAAATAGTTACTGATAGAGTAATAAATGAATTAGCTTTTTCTATGGAAAATTTAGGATTTCCATTAGAAAAAATGGGTAGAAGAATGGGAGAAATGGTACATTTTTTTGGGATAGAGGATAAATTATATGAAAAAATTCATAACTTATCAGGGGGACAAAAGCAAGTTTTAAATCTTGCGTCAGTATTGCTTTTACAACCAAAGGTTCTATTATTAGACGAGCCTACTTCTCAATTAGATCCAGTATCCTCAAAGGAATTTATTCAAATGGTTCAAAATTTAAATAGGGATTTTTCAATAACAGTAATTATTACTGAACATAGATTGGAGGAATTATTTCATATAGTAGATAGAGTAGTTATGCTGGATGAAGGACAAATAAAATATGATGGGAAACCTAAAGATGTAGCAAAAGAGATATATGATAATAATGATGAAATATTTTTCAATTATCTCCCATCTATTTCTAAATTATATTTTAAATTAGATAAAGAAAAGGATAATGTTCCTCTTACCATAAGAGATGCAAAAAAATGGATAAAAAATATTTCCATAGATAAAGAAATGCAAGAGAAACAAAAAATAGAAGATAAGAAAAATATTAAAAATACTATTATTAATATTAAAAATATATCTTTTAGGTATGAAAGAGGAAAACCTTTGGTACTTGATAAATTAAGCTTAGAGATAAATCAAGGTGAATTTTTATCTATTTTAGGAGGGAATGGTTCAGGGAAATCTACATTATTGAAGGTAGTTGCAGGAGCATATAAACCTCAATATGGGAAAATATATGTAAATGGTAAAAAACTTCATAATATAGATGAAGATAAAAGATTTAGATATATAGGTTATTTAGATCAAAATCCAATGCTTTATTTTTTACATGATAGGGTACAGGATGAAATATATGATAGAGCAGAAAAAATTAATGCAGCGGAAAAAGATGTTCAATATATTATAGATTTATTTGAATTAAATAACATACTGCATAGGCATCCTTACGATATAAGTGGGGGAGAGAAACAAAAAGTTGCATTAGCTATTGTATTGTTAGCTAAGCCTAAAATATTATTGTTAGATGAGCCTACTAAAGGGATAGATCCAATTTCTAAAAGAAATATTGGAAATCTTTTAATAAATTTAAAAAAATCGGGAATTACCTTGGTAGTGGCTACTCATGATATAGAATTTGCAGCTAGATTTTCAGATCGCTGTGCTTTATTATTTGATAAGGATATAAGAGCGGTTGAAGAACCTAACACTTTCTTTAGCCAAAATTATTTTTATACTACTTCTATAAATAGAATAATAAGAGATAAAATACCTAATGCAATTATTTGGGAGGATGTGGTTAACCATGTATATATCTAGAAAATATGCAGGGTTGACCATAATAGTGTTTATTATATTATTAATAATATCAACTTTTTGGGCAGATAAGCATTATCTTACTATTAGTTTTATAATGCTATTAGTTATTATGGCTCCTTTTTTTATAGGATTTGAAAGGAAAAAATTAAAAGCAGAAGAAATGGTGATTATAGCCATGTTGTCTGCTATAGCTGCTATAGGTAGAGTCCCGTTTGCAGCCATACCATCAGTTCAACCAACTTCTTTTGTCATTATCATGTCTGCTTTTACTTTTGGTGGAGATGTAGGTTTTATGGTAGGAAGTATTGCAGCTTTAGTATCCAATATGATTTTAGGGCAAGGACCTTGGACTCCTTGGCAAATGTTTTCTTGGGGTATGATGGGATTTACTGCAGGAATACTAAGAAATACCAAATTTATGAATACTAAAATTGGAAGGTGTATGTTTGGAGCTATATGGGGATTTTTATTTGGTTGGATAATGAACTTATGGGGAGTACTGTATTTAGATTCCAGTTCACTTACTTGGAAGGTATATTTAGCTTCTTGTATAGCTAGTTTCAAATTTGACTTAAATCACGCTGTATCAAATGTAGTGTTTCTATCTTTATTTAGCACTAGATGGATAAAGATACTAGATAGGATAAAAATTAAATATGGACTTATGAAGTAAATTTCATAAAAAATATTCCTTGACAATTTTAAACCTCATTGATACTATAAAATTAGAAAATCGAATAATTAGCTCATATAATTCTCATAATATGGATGAGAAGTTTCTACAAAATGACCGTAAATCATTTGGCTATGAGCGAAAGTGTACCTAGGGTTCCGGAGATTATAATCTTGTCTGGTCCGAGCGGTACAGGTATTGTTGTTATTTAAGTACAATATTACACCGAAGGGATAAAAGCCCAGTCGGGTAGGTTTCGCTTGACCTACCTGACTGGGTTAATTTTTTTAAGGGAGGGGAACCGCTTTGGACTATAAAAGAATATTTATAGAAAAAAGAGAAGAGTTTAATATAGAAGCAAAATTATTATATAAGGATGCAAAGGAATATTTAAAGATTGAAAATTTAAAGAATGTTAGAGTAATCAATGTATATGACCTTATTCAAGTATCCAAAGAGGATTGTGACTTAATAGTTAAAAATATACTTAAAGATGGAGATTTGGATTATGTATATGAGGAAACTTTCCCCATGGATAAAGAAGCAAAATATTTTAGAGTAGAATATCTTCCTAGTCAATATAATCAAAGGGAAGATGCTTTAGCTCAATCCATAAGAATATTGTTGGGGAAAGATATAAAGGTAAAGCATTCATTGCTGTTAGTGTTTGAAGAGATTAATGAGGTAGAATTGAACAAGATAAAGGATTATTATATAAATTCCGTTGAAATGAGAGAAATAAGTTTAGATTATTTTAGTTGTAGGGAAGAAGAAAATATTGTAGATGAAGTTGAGATTGTAGATGGTTTTATAAATATGACAGAGGAGGAAATTGCTCAAATTAAGTCAAGGTATGAATTGGGAATGGATATGGAAGATATGCTATTCTGTCAAAAATACTTTAAAGAAGAAGACAGAGATCCTACTATTACAGAGTTAAAAGTAGTAGATACATATTGGTCAGATCATTGTAGACATACTACTTTTATGACAGAAATAGTGGATATACAATTTGATGAAAACAAGTATAAACCTTTGATAGAAGAAGCTTTTAAAGAGTATTTAAATTCAAGGGAGTTTGTATATAAAAACAATGAAAAACCTATATGTTTAATGGATTTAGCAACTATAAACAAGAAAGAAATTAAAAAGAAGGGTATGCTAAATGATTTGGAAGAATCAGAAGAAATAAATGCAGCTAGTATAGAAATAGATGTGGATGTAGATGGAAAGATGGAAAAATGGCTTTTAATGTTTAAAAATGAAACTCATAATCATCCAACAGAAATAGAGCCTTTCGGCGGGGCATCTACTTGTTTAGGAGGATGTATTAGAGATCCACTATCTGGCAGAGCTTATGTATATCAAGCTATGAGAATTACTGGTGCAGCTGATCCTAGAGAAAGTTTTGAAAATACATTACCAGGGAAACTTCCTCAAAGAAAGATTACCCAAAAAGCTATGGAAGGTTATAGTTCCTATGGAAATCAAATAGGAGTACCTGCTGGATTTGTTAGGGAAATATATCATGAAGGATATGTGGCTAAAAGAATGGAAGTAGGTGCAGTAGTTGCTGCTGCTCCTAGAGAAAATGTAATAAGAAAATCCCCTGAACCAGGAGATATAATCCTACTGGTAGGCGGTAGAACTGGAAAAGATGGATTAGGTGGCGCTGTAGGTTCTTCTAAAGGTCATACAGAAGAATCCTTAGAAACTGGCGGTGCAGAAGTTCAAAAGGGAAATCCTCCTTTAGAAAGAAAAATACTCCGTTTGTTCAGAAATGAAAAGGTAAGTAAAATGATTAAAAAGTGTAATGATTTCGGTGCTGGAGGAGTTTCTGTAGCTATAGGAGAATTAGCTGATGGGCTTTTTATAGATTTAGATAAAGTACCCCTTAAGTATCCAGGATTGGATGGAACTGAAATAGCTTTATCTGAGTCTCAAGAAAGAATGGCAGTAGTTATAGATAATAAGGAATTAGATGAATTTATGAAGTTTGCTAAAAAAGAGGATTTGGAAGCAACAGTTGTAGCTGAAGTTACAGATGAAGATAGATTGATTATGAATTGGAAAGGCAATACCATAGTAAATATTTCTAGGAAATTTTTAGATACCAATGGTATAAGGAAAAAAACACAAGTGTTGGTAGAAGGTCCAGATGATAAAAATTATTTGCAAACACAACCAAACCATGTGCAAGGAGATAACATAAAAGAAAAATGGATAAAAAACATGCTTCACTTAAATACTGCTAGTCAAAAAGGATTAGTAGAAAAATTTGATCATTCTGTAGGAAAAGGAACAGTTTTAATGCCTTTAGGTGGAAAATACAAACTAACCCCTACAGAGGGTATGGTTGCTAAAATACCAGTGCTTCATGGTGACACTAACACTTGTTCATTGATGAGTTATGGATATGAACCTAATTTATCAAAATGGAGTCCTTTCCATGGAGGAATGTATGCAGTGATAGAATCTTTAGCGAAAATAACTGCAATGGGGGGAGATTATAGAAAGGTTAGACTAACCTTCCAAGAATATTTTGAAAGATTAGAGAAAGATGATAAAAAGTGGGGAAAACCTTTTGCTGCACTACTGGGAGCATTTGTAGTTCAGAAAAATTTAAATATTCCAAGTATTGGTGGTAAGGATAGTATGTCTGGAAGTTTTGAAGACATAGATGTACCCCCTACATTAATAAGTTTTGCAGTAACCTATGATAAGATTGAAAATATTATATCTCCTGAGTTTAAGAAAGTAGGTAGTAATATAATACTGATTCCACTAAAAATAGATGAATATGGCATGGTGGATTTTGAACAATTGAATATAAACTATATTAGGATAAAGGAATTGATAGATGAAGGTAATATAATTTCTGCATCTTCCATAAAATTTGGTGGTATTAGTAGAAGTATATCAGAGATGTGTTTTGGAAATAAAATTGGATTTAAATTTGTTTCAAATATAGATGAAGAAAAGTTGTTTTTACCTATGTATGGTTCCATTATAGTTGAAATGGAAAAAGGAAAAGAGAATTTATTAAAGGGCATAGATTATAAATTATTAGGTGAAACCATAGAGAGAGAACATATTGAAATATTAGATGAAAAAATAGATTTGGATTATCTTGTAAAGGAATGGACTAAACCTTTAATAGATGTATTCCCTATAGAAGATGGTAATTATGATTCAAAAGAAATTAAATATACCGATGTCTTAAATAAACGTTCAAATATTAAGATAGCTAAACCTAGAGTATTTATACCAATATTTACAGGAACTCATGGGGAATATGATATGGAAAAATCATTTAAAAAAGCAGGAGGTAAAGTTGATTCCTTTGTGTTTAGAACTATTACACAGGAGGATATAGATTTTTCTTATAGGGAAATGGCTAAAAAAATTAGAGAATGTCAAATATTAGCAATACCCGATGGTGCAGTTTTAGGCAATGAACCAGACGGTGGGGGAAAGTTAGTAGCTAATATATTGAAAAATCCTTATATAGAGGAAGCAGTAATGGATTTAATAGAGAACAGAGACGGATTGATTTTAGGAATAGGAAGTGGATTTAAAGCTTTAATAAAAGCTGGATTATTACCTAATGAAGGGGTAAATATTACTTATAATAATTTAGGATATCATATATCCACTATGGTAAATGTAAAAGTTGTATCCAATTTATCTCCTTGGTTTAGCAATAGGAAAATAGGAGAGGAAATAATTCTTCCATTATCCACTAAAGAAGGCAAAGTAGTTGGAACAAAAGAAGCCATAAGTAGATTGATAGAAAATGGGCAAGTTGCCACTCAATATGTAGATTATAATCCTACAGGTTCTGTAGAAGGTATAGAAGCTATAACCAGCTTTGATGGTAGGATACTAGGAAGAATGGCCAATTCTGATAGAACAGGGATGGGATTATATAAAAATATAGAAGAAAATAAAGAAGATATGATATTTAAAGCTGGAATTGATTATTTTGCTTAAAATAAAGAGAAGTTTAAGGAGAGTGTTTTTAAATGAAAGTTGCAGTTGTGATGGGAAGTATATCTGATAAAGAAATAGCGGATAAATCTGTTGGTATACTTAAAGAATTTGGTGTAGAAGTAGAAATGAGGGTTATTTCAGCTCATAGAACTCCTTTTGAAGCTCTAGAATTTGCTAAAAATGCAGAAGAAGAAGGTATAGAGGTCATAATTGCTATTGCAGGGAAGGCAGCTCATTTAGCTGGTGTTATAGCTGGCGTAACTCCTCTTCCAGTTATTGGGCTTCCTGTAAAATCATCAACTATGGATGGTATGGATTCTTTGTTATCTACAGTTCAAATGCCCAAAGGGGTGCCAGTAGCTACTGTGGCAATAAATGGGGGAGAAAATGCAGGATTATTAGCCGTGCAAATATTGTCAGTAAAATATCCTGAGTTAAGAGATAAGTTTAAAGAATATAAGATAGAACTGGGCAAACAAGTGAAAGAAATGGATGCTGAGGTAAAAAAATAGATTGAAAGGATGACTACTTTTGTCAGGAGTTATTGGAATATATAGTAAGGAAAATAAGGATATATCCGAAATAATGTATTATGGATTATATGCATTGCAACATAGAGGAGAAGATAGTGCTGGAATTGCAATAAATAATAATGGATATATAGATTATCATAAGGATTTAGGATTGGTTCAAGAAGTGTTTGGTAAAGATGAAATAAATAGATTGAGGGGTAATATAGGAGTAGGACATATTCGTCAATCTACTGTTGGAGGAAATACTATAGCTAATGCTGAACCATTAGTTGTAGGATATAAAAAAGGTGCATTGGCTTTAGCATGTGATGGTTCTTTGATAAATTTTAATGAATTAAGGGATAAAATGGAAGATTTAGGAATTATATTTCAAACTTCCACAGACACGGAGATTATTGCTAATTTAATTGCTAAATACCATAAGGATGATATTGAACAAGCTATAATAAATGCAGTAAGAGATGTAAAAGGTGCCTATGCGTTGGTGGCAATGACCAACGATAGATTGATTGGTATAAGGGATCCTTATGGAATGAAACCTTTATGTATTGGGAAGTTAGGGGAAAAGTATGTACTAGCTTCAGAAACCTGTGCATTAGATACAATTGGTGCTAAGTTTGTTAGAGATGTAAAACCAGGTGAAATGGTAGAAATAGTAAATGGAAAACTAAAATCAATAATGACTAAAGAGCCTGAGGATAAAAAGATATGTTTATTTGAGATAATCTATTTTGCTCGTCCAGACAGTAAGTTAGACGGAAGAAGTATATATCTTATACGACGGGAAGCAGGGAGAAATCTTGCTAGAGAGTGCCCTCAAGATGGAGATATAGTAATATCTGCTCCAGATTCAGGAACAGTTGCAGCAATAGGGTACGCAGAAGAATCAGGTATACCTTATGATGAAGGTTTAATAAAAAACAGATATGTGGGAAGAACTTTTATACAACCAAGTCAAGAATTAAGAGAACAAGGAGTTAGAATAAAGTTAAATGTACTAAAGGAAAATGTGGAAGGTAGACGGGTGATATTGGTAGATGATTCCATAGTTAGAGGTACTACCATGAAAAGAACTGTGGCTATGTTAAAAGAAGCAGGAGCTAAAGAAGTACATGTAAGAATATCTGCTCCTCCAGTTATTCATAGTTGTAATTTAGGCATTAATACAGCTAGAGGGGATAATTTGATAGCAAGAGGAAAAACTGTAGAAGAAATAAGAGAAGCAATAGGTGCTGATTCATTATGTTTTTTATCATTACAAGGGCTTATAGAAGCAGCAGGAGGAGAGGATATATATTGCACTGGTTGTTTTGAGGGTGAATATCCTTTTTAATTTTTTAGAAAGAAAGGAGAAATATTATGACTATTAGTTATAAGGATGCAGGAGTAGATAAAGAAGCTGGTTATAAACAAGTAGCACTTATAAAGGATATAGTAAAAAAGACTCATTCTAAAGATGTACTGACAGGTATAGGTGGCTTTGCAGGATTATTTCAATTGGATATAGATTCTTATAAGGAACCAGTATTAGTTTCTGGAACTGATGGAGTAGGAACTAAATTGAAGATAGCATTTATGATGGATAAGCATGACACTATAGGTGAAGATTGTGTAGCCATGTGTGTAAATGATATATTGTGTCAAGGTGCTAGCCCCTTATTTTTTTTAGATTATATTGGGACAGGGAAGTTAATTCCTGAAAAAATGGCAGAGATTGTAAAGGGAGTTGCTAATGGATGTATTAAAGGAGAATGTGCATTAATTGGAGGAGAAACGGCAGAAATGCCTGGATTATATGAGGAAGAGGAATACGATTTAGCAGGATTTTGTGTAGGAATAGTGGATAAGAAAAATATAATTGATGGTTCCAATATTATGGAAGGAGATGTTTTAATAGGTATTCCTTCTTCTGGAGTTCATAGCAATGGTTATTCCCTAGTAAGAAAGATTGTATTTGAGAAGCAAAATATGAATGTAGACAAATATATACCAGAATTAGAAACTACTATTGGAGAGGAACTATTAAAGCCTACTAGGATATATACAAAGGTAATCAAACCTTTAGTAGAAAAATTTAACATAAAGGGAATAGCTCACATAACTGGTGGTGGGTTTTATGAAAACATACCAAGAATTCTTCCTAAGGGACTGACAGCTCATGTTTATACTGACAAAATAAATATC
This portion of the Keratinibaculum paraultunense genome encodes:
- a CDS encoding energy-coupling factor transporter transmembrane component T, with amino-acid sequence MGYGFSSIHPLPSFLYYIGAIIFTMTFYHPVFLLSGLFILIIINLIQDKGKKLKSYSKFYLFMGLIIVILNPIISSRGETVLFYVFDKVITLESFLYGICTMLSLISIMILFLSYNIIITDDKFMYLFSGILPNTSFLIMMTMRFVPLFKSRAEEIAIVQKLKGGEYYKNSFKEKIKEGMQILSILVTWSLEDSIQTARSMRSRGYGIVKDRSFYFNYKMSALDIIVLIAIIILIFILLISWNMNLFSYQIYPKVQSIKFDFKTTLFFILYSLYMGIPIIIEGIDKMKWHK
- a CDS encoding ABC transporter ATP-binding protein, with the protein product MAQIELIEYSFKYPREDKSALDNINLSIDEGEFVLICGPSGCGKTTLLQQLKKEIIPEGKITGRALYEGVPIKDLDDFIAASNIGMVFQEPESQIVTDRVINELAFSMENLGFPLEKMGRRMGEMVHFFGIEDKLYEKIHNLSGGQKQVLNLASVLLLQPKVLLLDEPTSQLDPVSSKEFIQMVQNLNRDFSITVIITEHRLEELFHIVDRVVMLDEGQIKYDGKPKDVAKEIYDNNDEIFFNYLPSISKLYFKLDKEKDNVPLTIRDAKKWIKNISIDKEMQEKQKIEDKKNIKNTIINIKNISFRYERGKPLVLDKLSLEINQGEFLSILGGNGSGKSTLLKVVAGAYKPQYGKIYVNGKKLHNIDEDKRFRYIGYLDQNPMLYFLHDRVQDEIYDRAEKINAAEKDVQYIIDLFELNNILHRHPYDISGGEKQKVALAIVLLAKPKILLLDEPTKGIDPISKRNIGNLLINLKKSGITLVVATHDIEFAARFSDRCALLFDKDIRAVEEPNTFFSQNYFYTTSINRIIRDKIPNAIIWEDVVNHVYI
- a CDS encoding ECF transporter S component, yielding MYISRKYAGLTIIVFIILLIISTFWADKHYLTISFIMLLVIMAPFFIGFERKKLKAEEMVIIAMLSAIAAIGRVPFAAIPSVQPTSFVIIMSAFTFGGDVGFMVGSIAALVSNMILGQGPWTPWQMFSWGMMGFTAGILRNTKFMNTKIGRCMFGAIWGFLFGWIMNLWGVLYLDSSSLTWKVYLASCIASFKFDLNHAVSNVVFLSLFSTRWIKILDRIKIKYGLMK
- a CDS encoding phosphoribosylformylglycinamidine synthase gives rise to the protein MDYKRIFIEKREEFNIEAKLLYKDAKEYLKIENLKNVRVINVYDLIQVSKEDCDLIVKNILKDGDLDYVYEETFPMDKEAKYFRVEYLPSQYNQREDALAQSIRILLGKDIKVKHSLLLVFEEINEVELNKIKDYYINSVEMREISLDYFSCREEENIVDEVEIVDGFINMTEEEIAQIKSRYELGMDMEDMLFCQKYFKEEDRDPTITELKVVDTYWSDHCRHTTFMTEIVDIQFDENKYKPLIEEAFKEYLNSREFVYKNNEKPICLMDLATINKKEIKKKGMLNDLEESEEINAASIEIDVDVDGKMEKWLLMFKNETHNHPTEIEPFGGASTCLGGCIRDPLSGRAYVYQAMRITGAADPRESFENTLPGKLPQRKITQKAMEGYSSYGNQIGVPAGFVREIYHEGYVAKRMEVGAVVAAAPRENVIRKSPEPGDIILLVGGRTGKDGLGGAVGSSKGHTEESLETGGAEVQKGNPPLERKILRLFRNEKVSKMIKKCNDFGAGGVSVAIGELADGLFIDLDKVPLKYPGLDGTEIALSESQERMAVVIDNKELDEFMKFAKKEDLEATVVAEVTDEDRLIMNWKGNTIVNISRKFLDTNGIRKKTQVLVEGPDDKNYLQTQPNHVQGDNIKEKWIKNMLHLNTASQKGLVEKFDHSVGKGTVLMPLGGKYKLTPTEGMVAKIPVLHGDTNTCSLMSYGYEPNLSKWSPFHGGMYAVIESLAKITAMGGDYRKVRLTFQEYFERLEKDDKKWGKPFAALLGAFVVQKNLNIPSIGGKDSMSGSFEDIDVPPTLISFAVTYDKIENIISPEFKKVGSNIILIPLKIDEYGMVDFEQLNINYIRIKELIDEGNIISASSIKFGGISRSISEMCFGNKIGFKFVSNIDEEKLFLPMYGSIIVEMEKGKENLLKGIDYKLLGETIEREHIEILDEKIDLDYLVKEWTKPLIDVFPIEDGNYDSKEIKYTDVLNKRSNIKIAKPRVFIPIFTGTHGEYDMEKSFKKAGGKVDSFVFRTITQEDIDFSYREMAKKIRECQILAIPDGAVLGNEPDGGGKLVANILKNPYIEEAVMDLIENRDGLILGIGSGFKALIKAGLLPNEGVNITYNNLGYHISTMVNVKVVSNLSPWFSNRKIGEEIILPLSTKEGKVVGTKEAISRLIENGQVATQYVDYNPTGSVEGIEAITSFDGRILGRMANSDRTGMGLYKNIEENKEDMIFKAGIDYFA
- the purE gene encoding 5-(carboxyamino)imidazole ribonucleotide mutase: MKVAVVMGSISDKEIADKSVGILKEFGVEVEMRVISAHRTPFEALEFAKNAEEEGIEVIIAIAGKAAHLAGVIAGVTPLPVIGLPVKSSTMDGMDSLLSTVQMPKGVPVATVAINGGENAGLLAVQILSVKYPELRDKFKEYKIELGKQVKEMDAEVKK
- the purF gene encoding amidophosphoribosyltransferase; its protein translation is MSGVIGIYSKENKDISEIMYYGLYALQHRGEDSAGIAINNNGYIDYHKDLGLVQEVFGKDEINRLRGNIGVGHIRQSTVGGNTIANAEPLVVGYKKGALALACDGSLINFNELRDKMEDLGIIFQTSTDTEIIANLIAKYHKDDIEQAIINAVRDVKGAYALVAMTNDRLIGIRDPYGMKPLCIGKLGEKYVLASETCALDTIGAKFVRDVKPGEMVEIVNGKLKSIMTKEPEDKKICLFEIIYFARPDSKLDGRSIYLIRREAGRNLARECPQDGDIVISAPDSGTVAAIGYAEESGIPYDEGLIKNRYVGRTFIQPSQELREQGVRIKLNVLKENVEGRRVILVDDSIVRGTTMKRTVAMLKEAGAKEVHVRISAPPVIHSCNLGINTARGDNLIARGKTVEEIREAIGADSLCFLSLQGLIEAAGGEDIYCTGCFEGEYPF
- the purM gene encoding phosphoribosylformylglycinamidine cyclo-ligase — its product is MTISYKDAGVDKEAGYKQVALIKDIVKKTHSKDVLTGIGGFAGLFQLDIDSYKEPVLVSGTDGVGTKLKIAFMMDKHDTIGEDCVAMCVNDILCQGASPLFFLDYIGTGKLIPEKMAEIVKGVANGCIKGECALIGGETAEMPGLYEEEEYDLAGFCVGIVDKKNIIDGSNIMEGDVLIGIPSSGVHSNGYSLVRKIVFEKQNMNVDKYIPELETTIGEELLKPTRIYTKVIKPLVEKFNIKGIAHITGGGFYENIPRILPKGLTAHVYTDKINIPKIFKLLQEWGNINTEEMYSTFNMGIGMVLAVSKDEGEEIVEHLRDNGEKAILLGEIKKGQEKVVLW